One region of Acropora muricata isolate sample 2 chromosome 13, ASM3666990v1, whole genome shotgun sequence genomic DNA includes:
- the LOC136896452 gene encoding cholesterol 24-hydroxylase-like has translation MATTVTFVILFIAVSVASLLGLLAIFSVYVGYLHWKYSHIPAPKRDNFFLGHVPLIARELERGKILDEVVDELHRIHGSVMLIWLYHKPLVFLSDPELARKCLVTLNLPKNPFSYTSLGFTFGQRMAGNGLVTQMDHGVWQKRRTVLNPAFHRRHLMNFMSAFNNSCDLFLSKLDEMADGKTVVDMAQEFSRVTLDVIGKVAFNVDVNVIEDANSPFPTAIATCLRGVQTNFRSPFWRINVLQFPFQKSVSQATRFVRDYAKNVIQERQKAILRGDDTPLDILAHILSMAESEPSLTLEDMVDEFVTFYVAGQETTSNQLSFTLFEILKNPEIENRLVQEIETVLGSRQFVEYRDLGNLQFLGQTLKESLRLHPPVEATSRETTRDGYFAGHFLPKGTSVIICWFVLHRLPEFWPEPGKFDPERFSTEAKSPGHGQSVPYFPFSLGPRICIGQTFAQFEARVLMARLLQEFELSLIPGQNELRHEERLTLRPKGGVQCTIKRRGTVS, from the exons atggcgaccaCCGTGACGTTTGTAATTTTGTTTATCGCCGTTTCAGTGGCGTCTCTTCTCGGTTTGCTTGCTATATTCTCTGTTTATGTGGGGTATCTCCATTGGAAATACAGCCATATTCCTGCGCCTAAGAGAGACAACTTTTTCCTTGGCCATGTTCCGCTTATTGCCCGTGAGCTTGAAAGGGGAAAAATATTGGACGAAGTTGTTGACGAACTGCACCGTATACACGGCTCTGTGATGCTCATATGGTTATATCACAAGCCGTTGGTTTTCTTAAGTGATCCAGAGCTCGCAAGAAAATGTCTCGTTACTTTAAATTTACCAAAGAATCCGTTTTCTTACACGAGTCTTGGCTTCACATTTGGACAAAGAATGGCTGGAAATGGGTTGGTCACACAGATGGATCACGGTGTTTGGCAGAAGCGGCGGACCGTCCTGAACCCTGCTTTCCACCGCCGACATTTGATGAACTTCATGAGTGCATTTAACAACAGCTGTGACTTGTTTCTGAGCAAGCTCGATGAAATGGCTGATGGCAAAACGGTCGTGGACATGGCGCAGGAGTTTTCTAGAGTGACATTGGATGTCATTGGAAAG GTTGCCTTCAATGTGGATGTTAACGTTATTGAAGATGCCAACAGCCCATTCCCAACGGCAATTGCTACTTGCCTTCGGGGAGTCCAGACTAACTTCCGAAGCCCCTTTTGGCGCATTAATGTGCTGCAGTTCCCGTTTCAAAAGAGTGTATCTCAAGCTACCAGATTTGTTCGTGATTATGCAAAGAATGTGATCCAGGAACGACAAAAGGCAATTTTACGTGGTGATGATACTCCTTTAGATATTCTTGCTCACATATTGAGCATGGCTGAATCAGAACCTTCATTAACTTTGGAGGATATGGTAGATGAGTTTGTCACCTTCTATGTTGCAG GTCAGGAGACAACCTCAAATCAGCTGTCTTTCACTCTTTTTGAAATACTCAAGAACCCAGAAATTGAAAACAG ACTTGTACAAGAAATTGAAACAGTACTTGGTTCTCGGCAATTTGTGGAATACAGAGACCTTGGTAACCTTCAGTTCCTTGGTCAGACCTTAAAGGAAAGCCTCAGACTTCATCCTCCAGTAGAGGCAACTTCTCGTGAAACAACAAGAGATGGCTACTTTGCTGGGCATTTCCTCCCTAAGGGAACTTCAGTAATCATTTGTTGGTTCGTATTACACCGACTTCCTGAATTTTGGCCAGAACCAGGAAAGTTTGATCCAGAGAGGTTTTCCACAGAAGCCAAGAGTCCAGGCCATGGTCAATCTGTTCCCTATTTTCCCTTTTCTCTTGGTCCTAGAATCTGTATTGGTCAAACATTTGCCCAGTTTGAGGCTCGTGTGCTAATGGCAAGACTGCTACAAGAGTTTGAATTGAGTTTGATACCAGGGCAAAATGAGTTGCGTCATGAAGAAAGGCTGACTTTAAGGCCCAAAGGCGGGGTACAATGCACCATTAAGAGAAGAGGCACAGTTTCATGA
- the LOC136896455 gene encoding sulfotransferase 1C4-like isoform X1, translating into MEVRFSTAVTRGFFFSLEVARYLIDHAKGKKKTLWHPGYIQARLATTKVALKTARIVLLKGTTWMREILWQLYNNGEVSERKVFERVPLLERAFDIKGQPGVRTLPSPRLISSHLTYNVTPKGKGCKYMYIARNPKDVAVSLYEFMKAQGSAGGFNGPWEFFARIFLEGKVPFGLWNKHVLGWWKHKDDSNVLFLKYEDLKKDLSSSIRLMAEFLEKSVSEDTIYKIAHQCTFKEMAKCTSKFSVGDLKFLRKGEIGDWKNYFTPEIEKSFESEVMKELMDTGLTFDFEP; encoded by the exons atggaagtgaggttctcaaccgccgtgaccagagggttttttttttccctcgaagtggctcggtatcttatagatcacgccaaaggaaaaaaaaaaaccctctggcacccagggtacaTTCAGGCCCGTCTTGCTACTACTAAAGTGGCtctaaaaactgcgaggatcgtaCTCTTAAAAG GGACCACCTGGATGCGGGAAATATTATGGCAATTGTATAACAATGGAGAAGTAAGTGAAAGAAAAGTATTTGAAAGAGTTCCGTTGTTGGAGCGTGCATTTGACATTAAAGGCCAACCAGGTGTCAGAACTCTCCCCAGTCCTCGCCTCATCAGTAGTCACCTTACTTATAACGTCACACCTAAAGGAAAGGGATGCAAGTACATGTACATTGCACGAAATCCAAAGGATGTGGCAGTTTCATTGTATGAGTTCATGAAAGCGCAAGGTTCAGCTGGTGGCTTTAATGGTCCATGGGAATTTTTTGCAAGAATATTTTTGGAAGGAAAAG TTCCTTTTGGATTGTGGAACAAACATGTTCTAGGGTGGTGGAAGCATAAAGATGATTCTAATGTGTTATTCCTGAAATATGAGGACCTGAAAAAG gATTTATCCAGCAGTATTCGGCTAATGGCAGAGTTTCTTGAAAAGTCTGTTTCTGAAGACACCATTTACAAAATCGCTCATCAGTGTACCTTTAAGGAAATGGCAAAGTGCACGTCCAAGTTTAGTGTGGGTGATCTGAAATTTTTACGAAAAGGAGAAATTGGTGACTGGAAGAATTACTTTACACcagaaattgaaaagagctttgAGAGTGAGGTGATGAAGGAGCTTATGGACACAGGTCTTACATTTGACTTTGAACCTTGA
- the LOC136896455 gene encoding sulfotransferase 1C4-like isoform X2 yields MASENSICSDGEWTLQSTFSLNGIPIPTNFTPDPAALQDYVANFQTRHDDVFIVSYPKSGTTWMREILWQLYNNGEVSERKVFERVPLLERAFDIKGQPGVRTLPSPRLISSHLTYNVTPKGKGCKYMYIARNPKDVAVSLYEFMKAQGSAGGFNGPWEFFARIFLEGKVPFGLWNKHVLGWWKHKDDSNVLFLKYEDLKKDLSSSIRLMAEFLEKSVSEDTIYKIAHQCTFKEMAKCTSKFSVGDLKFLRKGEIGDWKNYFTPEIEKSFESEVMKELMDTGLTFDFEP; encoded by the exons ATGGCCAGCGAGAATTCTATTTGTAGTGATGGTGAGTGGACTTTGCAAAGCACCTTCTCTTTGAATGGAATTCCAATTCCCACTAACTTCACTCCAGATCCAGCGGCCTTGCAAGATTACGTTGCGAATTTTCAAACCAGGCATGACGATGTGTTCATTGTGAGTTACCCAAAATCAG GGACCACCTGGATGCGGGAAATATTATGGCAATTGTATAACAATGGAGAAGTAAGTGAAAGAAAAGTATTTGAAAGAGTTCCGTTGTTGGAGCGTGCATTTGACATTAAAGGCCAACCAGGTGTCAGAACTCTCCCCAGTCCTCGCCTCATCAGTAGTCACCTTACTTATAACGTCACACCTAAAGGAAAGGGATGCAAGTACATGTACATTGCACGAAATCCAAAGGATGTGGCAGTTTCATTGTATGAGTTCATGAAAGCGCAAGGTTCAGCTGGTGGCTTTAATGGTCCATGGGAATTTTTTGCAAGAATATTTTTGGAAGGAAAAG TTCCTTTTGGATTGTGGAACAAACATGTTCTAGGGTGGTGGAAGCATAAAGATGATTCTAATGTGTTATTCCTGAAATATGAGGACCTGAAAAAG gATTTATCCAGCAGTATTCGGCTAATGGCAGAGTTTCTTGAAAAGTCTGTTTCTGAAGACACCATTTACAAAATCGCTCATCAGTGTACCTTTAAGGAAATGGCAAAGTGCACGTCCAAGTTTAGTGTGGGTGATCTGAAATTTTTACGAAAAGGAGAAATTGGTGACTGGAAGAATTACTTTACACcagaaattgaaaagagctttgAGAGTGAGGTGATGAAGGAGCTTATGGACACAGGTCTTACATTTGACTTTGAACCTTGA